A genome region from Amblyraja radiata isolate CabotCenter1 chromosome 2, sAmbRad1.1.pri, whole genome shotgun sequence includes the following:
- the LOC116967482 gene encoding activity-dependent neuroprotector homeobox protein 2-like produces the protein MLSGAQAAGSALNIIGLQGPALTCVKQAASTVNIAPLSQPPLPVITSVLSPIPVPASLNVLALPQNFTPVSLGSMTPALNALIPVSGPGGLPKPGQVNLLPATFQMGQSNLAIRALPRAFLMPQGLTIDRAARPTSIPGNLPTIEHLIQSGKDANGLPAYTLITPVQFALPVATTATTSSSSSNKPGVLSATQLPLHIDRSNQAPCVPQQEPSVIAVAAVEREPALSMPAELALNLPLAPVTRAQQWKSCSFCSSLLPLSAYDNHIATAHRANNNNRPEKVVACANYLQRAGAHICKCLFCECYVHENLLFCHLLMHGLTCLFCSQTFHDLAKFTAHTKFSHAGLRIQVVENNKDGASASNQSKEGGFNLTITLPEDEMGPNDIHLTLIPSKMSSPHAPLVIEVCRHKAEEVDIIAQAVTPGPPSSGCPFCWNHFRGLQYEKHLHEKHHVAPVVHPLLKIPSFKCIYCQAVYTDHMSASTISLHLFRCRGLNKMQSVTLPKDTGLSKRVFSEIGELGTELVSNGDGRNLAPPASKRLKTDVATAYSKVSPLARSNTANTSHSLPSSDPSTVLALVPKGFGHRSYKERKLFLNDYFHKQPYPSNKEIDLLSSVLSLKKNDVALVFDTKRGSCLKAMKDKPFVLLGFNMSELKKVKHGLRFDFGGTSRKPNRS, from the coding sequence ATGCTCTCCGGAGCTCAAGCCGCCGGGTCGGCTCTGAACATCATCGGACTGCAAGGCCCGGCGCTGACGTGCGTGAAGCAGGCCGCCTCCACGGTGAACATCGCGCCGCTATCACAGCCTCCTCTGCCGGTCATCACCAGCGTACTCTCTCCCATCCCGGTGCCGGCGTCGCTCAATGTGTTGGCGCTCCCGCAGAATTTCACTCCGGTGTCTTTGGGCTCAATGACTCCGGCCTTGAACGCTTTGATCCCAGTGAGCGGCCCTGGCGGACTCCCAAAGCCAGGCCAGGTTAACCTGCTGCCTGCCACCTTCCAGATGGGCCAGAGCAACCTTGCCATCAGGGCGCTGCCTCGGGCATTCCTCATGCCGCAGGGATTGACCATTGACCGGGCGGCCAGACCCACCAGTATTCCAGGGAATTTGCCGACGATTGAGCATCTAATTCAGAGCGGGAAAGACGCCAACGGCTTACCTGCCTACACCCTCATAACTCCGGTTCAGTTCGCCTTGCCTGTTGCTACCACTGCGaccaccagcagcagcagcagcaacaaaccGGGCGTGCTCTCCGCCACGCAATTGCCACTTCATATCGACCGGTCGAATCAAGCGCCGTGCGTTCCCCAGCAAGAGCCCTCGGTGATCGCAGTTGCCGCCGTGGAGCGGGAACCGGCGCTGTCGATGCCCGCGGAACTTGCTCTAAATCTGCCGCTGGCGCCCGTCACCAGAGCCCAACAGTGGAAGAGCTGCTCCTTCTGCAGCTCACTGTTACCGCTCAGCGCCTACGACAACCACATCGCCACCGCGCACAGggccaacaacaacaacaggccTGAGAAGGTCGTGGCCTGTGCCAACTACCTACAGAGGGCCGGCGCCCACATCTGCAAGTGTCTGTTCTGTGAGTGTTACGTACACGAAAACCTCCTGTTTTGCCATCTGCTAATGCATGGCCTGACCTGCTTGTTCTGCTCGCAAACCTTCCACGATCTGGCCAAGTTTACCGCGCACACCAAGTTCTCGCACGCTGGGCTGAGGATCCAAGTGGTGGAAAACAACAAAGACGGAGCCTCGGCCTCCAACCAAAGCAAAGAAGGCGGCTTTAACTTGACTATCACGTTGCCAGAAGATGAAATGGGTCCCAACGACATCCACCTGACCCTCATTCCAAGCAAAATGTCCTCTCCTCACGCGCCTTTAGTAATCGAGGTGTGCAGGCACAAGGCAGAGGAGGTAGACATCATTGCACAGGCTGTAACCCCGGGGCCACCAAGTTCAGGGTGTCCTTTCTGTTGGAATCATTTTCGTGGTTTGCAATACGAAAAGCATTTGCACGAGAAACATCACGTGGCACCTGTTGTTCATCCGCTACTGAAGATACCCTCGTTTAAGTGCATTTACTGTCAAGCTGTGTACACTGACCACATGTCGGCATCAACAATCTCTCTCCATCTATTTCGCTGCAGGGGCCTTAATAAAATGCAAAGTgttactttgccaaaagacactgGGCTGTCAAAGCGTGTGTTTTCAGAAATCGGCGAATTGGGGACTGAACTGGTTTCAAATGGCGATGGAAGAAATTTAGCACCTCCGGCTTCAAAACGATTAAAGACTGATGTAGCCACCGCCTATTCTAAAGTCTCTCCTTTAGCACGGAGTAACACGGCGAATACTTCACACTCCTTGCCCTCTTCGGATCCATCTACTGTGCTGGCGCTAGTCCCGAAAGGATTTGGCCATCGCTCCTACAAAGAACGAAAGCTGTTCCTCAACGACTACTTTCACAAGCAACCTTACCCGAGCAATAAGGAGATCGACCTGTTATCTTCAGTCCTGTCCCTGAAGAAGAACGACGTTGCCCTCGTCTTTGACACAAAACGGGGGTCGTGCTTGAAAGCAATGAAGGACAAACCTTTTGTGCTTTTAGGATTCAACATGTCGGAACTGAAGAAAGTAAAGCACGGGCTCAGATTTGATTTTGGGGGAACAAGCAGAAAGCCGAATAGAAGTTAG